Proteins encoded within one genomic window of Arachis ipaensis cultivar K30076 chromosome B08, Araip1.1, whole genome shotgun sequence:
- the LOC107610721 gene encoding aquaporin-1-like → MEEEGKGKVGKGKGIRRRCSSMSTLADPGGWTSCATRYSLFLLLLLAWSPVIAAPRRSPLFSIRFAIFLVYLTTIPITGTRINPARSLGVAIIFNRDHAWNDQWILWVGHFIRAALATVYHQIILGKEGKGKEIRVDFEEEGKGEWYFNPKDDLKLS, encoded by the exons ATGGAAGAAGAGGGAAAAGGGAAGGTGGGAAAGGGGAAGGGAATCCGTCGTCGCTGCTCCTCGATGTCGACGCTAGCAGATCCGGGAGGGTGGACGTCGTGTGCTACTCGCTACTCGCTGTTTCTACTTCTCCTTCTCGCTTGGTCGCCGGTCATTGCTGCTCCTCGCCGGTCGCCGCTGTTTTCAATCAGATTTGCTATCTTCTTGGTCTACTTGACAACCATTCCTATCACTGGAACTAGGATTAACCCAGCTAGGAGTCTTGGTGTTGCCATAATCTTCAACAGAGACCATGCATGGAATGATCAA tggatttTATGGGTTGGACATTTCATTAGAGCTGCTCTTGCTACCGTGTATCACCAAATA ATTTTGGGGAAGGAGGGAAAGGGGAAGGAAATTCGGGTTGATTTTGAAGAAGAAGGGAAAGGGGAATGGTATTTTAATCCGAAG